The following proteins come from a genomic window of Helicobacter canadensis MIT 98-5491:
- the asnB gene encoding asparagine synthase (glutamine-hydrolyzing), which translates to MCAIVGIYGESNIASLESILSLMQKRGPDGSYLFFEENFVAGMNRLSINDLYFGEQPFVNIDSSIVVLFNGEIYNYRELKKGLEQKGYIFKGHCDGEILPFMYEEYGVECFSFLDGMFGIMVYDKRRGKIILTRDGVGEKPLYYAKCGRKFAFSTLIKPLKEYFGSFSLNPQALWDFFTFGFIPEPQSIYNEVKALKKGHYLVFDCQSLEYNEFEFWQKTLQRFSPIRQDQNVDLVGITKEIVTKSIQGRLMSDVPIGAFLSGGLDSSIVATLAQQSLGNLTTFNIAFLDNYDPYCGFADESEFAMLVAKNINSQHFTLKVNAKNYQNFLKSFIQDIDQPFGAISGIGVKMIARKARELGIKVLLSGDGADEYFGGYTWYPKLAFNDPKFITKEKPKGWHYYAFESEKKEFLNLDFFGDLDSRGYFPRGDSSPIAFIDFDREFYLPNEMMTKLDRMCMSESIEGRAIFVSPSIASFTQQLDYETLLRNGEKWLLKEAFKSILPQEILQREKHGFNVPIDYWIKNDWFNLLREILSKDSALFHYGIIREDSCEKFIKILYSNERRVGNVGFYLIVLGMWLEI; encoded by the coding sequence TTATGGGGAAAGCAATATTGCTTCACTAGAATCAATATTAAGTTTAATGCAAAAAAGAGGTCCTGATGGCAGCTATTTATTTTTTGAAGAAAATTTTGTCGCAGGAATGAATCGACTAAGCATTAATGATTTGTATTTTGGAGAACAACCTTTTGTGAATATCGATTCTTCAATTGTAGTGCTTTTTAATGGTGAAATTTATAATTATAGAGAATTAAAAAAGGGGTTAGAGCAAAAAGGGTATATTTTCAAAGGGCATTGCGATGGGGAGATTCTGCCTTTTATGTATGAAGAATATGGAGTAGAATGTTTTAGCTTTCTTGATGGAATGTTTGGGATAATGGTGTATGATAAAAGGCGTGGCAAGATTATTTTAACGCGCGATGGTGTTGGTGAAAAGCCGCTTTATTATGCAAAGTGCGGCAGAAAGTTTGCATTTTCCACGCTTATAAAACCTTTGAAAGAATATTTTGGAAGTTTCTCGCTGAATCCTCAAGCTCTATGGGATTTTTTTACTTTTGGCTTCATCCCAGAACCGCAAAGTATTTACAATGAAGTAAAAGCATTGAAAAAAGGACATTATTTGGTCTTTGATTGTCAAAGTTTGGAATATAATGAGTTTGAATTTTGGCAAAAAACCTTGCAACGATTTTCGCCTATTCGCCAAGATCAAAATGTAGATTTAGTGGGCATAACAAAAGAGATTGTTACTAAGAGTATTCAAGGGAGATTAATGAGTGATGTTCCTATTGGAGCATTTTTGAGCGGTGGGCTTGATAGTAGTATTGTAGCAACTTTAGCACAGCAATCATTGGGTAATTTGACAACTTTTAATATTGCTTTTTTGGATAATTATGATCCTTATTGTGGGTTTGCTGATGAAAGTGAATTTGCTATGCTTGTTGCCAAAAATATTAATTCTCAACACTTTACACTTAAAGTGAATGCAAAAAATTATCAAAACTTCCTAAAATCATTTATTCAAGATATTGATCAGCCCTTTGGTGCAATTTCTGGCATTGGTGTTAAGATGATTGCAAGAAAAGCGAGAGAATTGGGAATTAAAGTCTTATTGAGTGGTGATGGAGCAGATGAGTATTTTGGCGGCTATACTTGGTATCCAAAACTAGCCTTCAATGATCCAAAATTTATCACAAAAGAAAAACCAAAAGGTTGGCATTATTATGCTTTTGAAAGCGAGAAAAAAGAATTTTTAAATTTGGATTTTTTTGGAGACTTGGATTCTAGGGGTTATTTTCCTAGGGGTGATTCTAGCCCCATTGCTTTTATTGACTTTGATAGAGAATTTTATTTGCCTAATGAAATGATGACAAAACTTGATAGAATGTGTATGAGTGAAAGTATAGAGGGTAGGGCAATTTTTGTTTCTCCTAGTATTGCCAGTTTTACTCAACAGCTTGACTATGAAACACTTTTGAGAAATGGGGAGAAATGGCTACTTAAAGAGGCTTTTAAAAGTATTTTGCCACAAGAAATTTTGCAAAGAGAGAAGCATGGCTTTAATGTGCCTATTGATTATTGGATAAAGAATGATTGGTTTAATCTTTTAAGAGAGATTTTAAGCAAGGATAGCGCACTTTTTCATTATGGAATCATTAGGGAAGATTCTTGTGAGAAGTTTATAAAAATACTCTACAGCAATGAGAGAAGGGTAGGAAATGTCGGTTTTTATTTGATTGTGCTTGGAATGTGGTTGGAGATTTAA
- a CDS encoding glycosyltransferase, whose protein sequence is MKKVRENILILADLSSPLMKPRIMMLKDLPYDKYILHNANNIRLDEATLSDYTGFNVLQHPRIISLRMRYLYSFFYTLFLLLRLKPKLIVVHWASRLYQNLLLALWGKRVIVHTMGGDINKEEDCYGKKKFFTGILLKNARIITGKTYVMKEISMSSFPFLNQDKIKILSWGVEDRFFEKLDSSQKKSEKMRLLGKNYQNVFFSIRTFKRIHFQKEIIKVFLENYKNDNDTCLIVSLLAQEKKYYDECDREINFKENSNIIFVEINHKDMHKYLQISNAIISLKLFDGISQSIMEALCAEVFVIASDIKNHAMILSHQKNAYLINDFSELREAFLYCLMHKFKKIESPMLNANSQKQYYLQILKENFDV, encoded by the coding sequence ATGAAAAAAGTAAGGGAGAATATTTTAATTTTAGCAGATTTAAGTAGTCCATTAATGAAGCCAAGAATTATGATGTTAAAAGATCTACCTTATGATAAATATATTTTACATAATGCCAATAACATAAGACTTGATGAGGCTACTTTATCTGATTATACTGGATTTAATGTTCTCCAACACCCTAGAATAATATCGCTTAGAATGCGTTATTTATATAGTTTTTTTTATACATTGTTTTTGCTTTTGAGATTAAAGCCTAAACTTATTGTTGTTCATTGGGCAAGTCGATTATATCAGAATTTGCTCTTAGCATTATGGGGAAAACGCGTGATAGTGCATACAATGGGAGGAGATATTAATAAAGAAGAAGATTGCTATGGGAAAAAGAAATTTTTTACTGGAATTTTATTGAAAAATGCAAGGATTATTACAGGAAAAACATATGTTATGAAAGAAATTTCTATGAGCAGTTTTCCTTTTTTAAATCAAGATAAAATAAAAATTTTAAGTTGGGGTGTTGAGGATAGATTCTTTGAGAAGTTAGACTCAAGTCAAAAAAAGAGTGAAAAAATGCGATTGTTAGGTAAGAATTATCAAAATGTATTTTTTTCGATTCGGACTTTTAAGAGAATTCACTTTCAAAAAGAAATTATCAAAGTATTTTTAGAAAATTACAAAAATGATAATGATACTTGTTTAATTGTAAGTTTATTGGCTCAAGAAAAAAAATATTATGATGAATGTGATAGAGAAATTAACTTCAAAGAGAATAGTAATATTATTTTTGTTGAGATTAATCATAAAGATATGCACAAATATTTACAAATAAGTAATGCCATCATATCTTTGAAGTTATTTGATGGCATTTCGCAGTCCATTATGGAAGCATTATGTGCTGAAGTGTTTGTTATAGCAAGTGATATTAAAAATCACGCTATGATTTTGTCTCATCAAAAAAATGCTTATTTAATTAATGATTTTAGTGAATTAAGAGAGGCTTTTTTATATTGTTTGATGCATAAATTTAAAAAGATAGAATCGCCGATGTTAAATGCCAATTCGCAAAAGCAGTATTATTTACAAATTTTAAAGGAGAATTTTGATGTATAA
- a CDS encoding methyltransferase domain-containing protein produces MYKGHLEFLVCPKCKGQLEVENAKGNEEFIYEGKLLCRKCGGGYEIIQGIPRFVPQNNYADSFGFEWNKHKKTQYDSQSGVESSKKRFYEETRWVVNKNGEHCVILEAGCGSGRFTPYALEIAQKDGVVISFDYSSAVEANALSNPPSKNLLLIQANIFELPIKEGIVDKCFCFGVLQHTPSAKNAIKSLVEVLKQGGEFVCDHYPFNKNTWFNTKYYFRPIAKRLPHKMLYNFGKKYIDFMWPVFKFNRRMFSPKRANRLNWRLLIPDYTSQGLSEEKLKEWAYLDFFDMLSPWYDRPIRMKTLHRYLQEAGLSEVETNSGYNGWEGRGKKIRNKQ; encoded by the coding sequence ATGTATAAGGGGCATTTGGAATTTTTGGTTTGTCCTAAATGCAAAGGGCAATTAGAGGTAGAAAATGCAAAGGGTAATGAAGAATTTATTTATGAAGGAAAATTGTTATGTAGAAAGTGTGGGGGGGGGTATGAGATTATTCAAGGAATTCCGCGATTTGTCCCACAAAATAATTATGCAGATAGTTTTGGTTTTGAATGGAATAAACATAAAAAGACGCAATATGATAGTCAAAGTGGAGTGGAATCAAGCAAAAAGAGGTTTTATGAAGAGACTCGTTGGGTTGTTAATAAGAATGGAGAACATTGCGTGATTTTGGAGGCTGGTTGTGGTAGTGGTCGTTTTACTCCTTATGCATTAGAAATTGCACAGAAAGATGGAGTTGTGATTAGTTTTGATTATTCAAGTGCGGTGGAGGCAAATGCTTTAAGTAATCCTCCAAGTAAAAACCTTTTGCTTATTCAGGCTAATATCTTTGAATTACCCATTAAAGAGGGTATAGTTGATAAATGCTTTTGCTTTGGAGTGTTGCAGCATACTCCAAGTGCCAAAAATGCGATTAAATCTTTAGTTGAGGTTTTGAAGCAAGGTGGGGAATTTGTCTGTGATCATTATCCTTTTAATAAAAATACTTGGTTTAATACAAAATATTATTTTCGCCCAATTGCCAAGAGATTGCCTCATAAAATGCTATATAATTTTGGAAAAAAATATATCGATTTTATGTGGCCCGTTTTTAAATTCAATCGCAGAATGTTTTCACCAAAAAGAGCAAATCGTCTTAATTGGAGGTTGTTAATCCCAGATTATACTTCACAAGGATTAAGCGAAGAAAAACTAAAAGAATGGGCATATTTGGATTTTTTTGATATGCTTTCGCCTTGGTATGATAGACCCATAAGAATGAAAACATTGCATCGTTATTTGCAAGAAGCTGGGCTAAGTGAAGTGGAAACTAATTCTGGATATAATGGTTGGGAAGGCAGAGGAAAAAAGATAAGGAATAAACAATGA